The Macaca nemestrina isolate mMacNem1 chromosome 12, mMacNem.hap1, whole genome shotgun sequence genome contains a region encoding:
- the LOC105469762 gene encoding pleckstrin homology-like domain family A member 2, with protein MKSPDEVLREGELEKRSDSLFQLWKKKRGVLTSDRLSLFPASPRARPKELRFHSILKVDCVERTGKYVYFTIVTTDHKEIDFRCAGESCWNAAIALALIDFQNRRALQDFRSRQERTAPAALAAPAEAAEAAVAAAASEPSGPSPQPKPRTP; from the coding sequence ATGAAGTCCCCCGACGAGGTGCTACGCGAGGGCGAGCTGGAGAAGCGCAGCGACAGCCTCTTCCAGCTATGGAAGAAGAAGCGCGGCGTGCTCACCTCCGACCGCCTGAGCCTGTTCCCCGCCAGCCCCCGCGCGCGCCCCAAGGAGCTGCGCTTCCACTCCATCCTCAAGGTGGACTGCGTGGAGCGCACCGGCAAGTACGTGTACTTCACCATCGTCACCACCGACCACAAGGAGATCGACTTCCGCTGCGCGGGCGAGAGCTGCTGGAACGCGGCCATCGCGCTGGCGCTCATCGATTTCCAGAACCGCCGCGCCCTGCAGGACTTTCGCAGCCGCCAGGAACGCACCGCACCCGCCGCGCTCGCCGCACCCGCCGAGGCCGCCGAGGCCGCCGTGGCCGCCGCAGCCTCCGAGCCCTCCGGGCCATCCCCGCAACCCAAGCCCCGCACGCCATGA